The proteins below are encoded in one region of Paludisphaera rhizosphaerae:
- a CDS encoding UDP-glucose dehydrogenase family protein, which yields MKIAVIGTGYVGLVQGTCLAESGNDVVCVDKVAAKVEGLKQGKIPIYEPGLSELVHRNYRDGRLKFTTELGPGIADAEIVFIAVGTPQGDDGGADLSGVWAVGRQIAENLNGPKTIVIKSTVPVGTNAELTRLMKEVAKAPFDVANNPEFLKEGAAIDDFNKPDRVVVGVRREEVAEKLHELYAPFLRTDRPFLVMSPESAEMTKYVANCLLATKISFINEMANLCEAYQADVNDVRRGIGHDQRIGFHFLHPGVGYGGSCFPKDIRAVIHMAQSRGLEPRMMQSVDDVNEAQKQVLVRKVTEHFKGDLAGKTIGVWGLAFKPRTDDIREAPALVLIDALLAQGAHVRVHDPEAIPNVREIYGEKLTYCDRPYGAIEGADALVIATEWNEFRNPDFEVIKRLLRRPVVFDGRNVFDPERMVEMGFTYQGIGRIVPESA from the coding sequence AGATCCCCATCTACGAGCCCGGCCTGTCCGAGCTGGTCCATCGCAACTACCGCGACGGCCGGCTGAAGTTCACCACCGAGCTGGGCCCCGGCATCGCCGACGCCGAGATCGTTTTCATCGCCGTGGGAACACCCCAGGGAGACGACGGCGGCGCGGATCTCTCAGGCGTCTGGGCCGTCGGCCGTCAGATCGCTGAGAACCTCAACGGGCCCAAGACGATCGTCATCAAGAGCACCGTCCCGGTCGGCACCAACGCCGAGCTGACCCGGCTGATGAAGGAAGTCGCCAAGGCCCCGTTCGACGTCGCCAACAACCCCGAGTTCCTCAAGGAAGGGGCGGCGATCGACGACTTCAACAAGCCCGACCGCGTCGTCGTGGGCGTCCGCCGCGAGGAAGTCGCCGAGAAACTTCACGAACTCTACGCGCCGTTCCTCCGCACCGACCGCCCGTTCCTGGTCATGTCGCCCGAAAGCGCCGAGATGACCAAGTACGTGGCCAACTGCCTGCTGGCCACCAAGATCAGCTTCATCAACGAGATGGCCAACCTCTGCGAGGCCTACCAGGCCGACGTCAACGACGTCCGCCGCGGCATCGGCCACGACCAGCGGATCGGCTTCCACTTCCTGCACCCGGGCGTCGGCTACGGCGGCAGCTGCTTCCCGAAGGACATCCGCGCGGTCATCCACATGGCCCAGTCCCGAGGGCTCGAGCCCCGGATGATGCAGTCGGTCGACGACGTGAACGAGGCCCAGAAGCAGGTCCTCGTCCGCAAGGTCACCGAGCACTTCAAGGGGGACCTCGCCGGCAAGACGATCGGCGTCTGGGGCCTGGCCTTCAAGCCCCGCACCGACGACATCCGCGAGGCCCCGGCCCTCGTCCTGATCGACGCGCTGCTCGCCCAGGGCGCGCACGTCCGCGTCCACGACCCCGAAGCCATCCCCAACGTCCGCGAGATCTACGGCGAGAAGCTCACCTACTGCGACCGCCCCTACGGCGCGATCGAAGGGGCCGACGCCCTGGTGATCGCCACCGAGTGGAACGAATTCCGCAACCCCGACTTCGAGGTCATCAAGCGCCTCCTCCGCCGCCCCGTCGTCTTCGACGGCCGCAACGTCTTCGACCCCGAACGGATGGTCGAGATGGGCTTCACCTACCAGGGCATCGGCCGCATCGTCCCCGAGTCGGCCTGA
- a CDS encoding tetratricopeptide repeat protein, which translates to MSRRRPPRRASRPATAGPRVPEPARRPLVLGRGLTAAAGAGVAAVVLGLVVFVATRPEAPASIRRRAEAASTRKDWGEALTLWRRVNASTAATASTWAEEGRACLALGRAAQGEEALRRATELDPRPERPWVLRLEMLRVEDRWPEIEAVGRQALEGVAPEGRAAVLRELTLAVLSDLPDDLARDTLKKWSAADPDDYEAETALLRRIAADPRSDDLDRSTRLARLEAIVAAHPDRAGPREALAGLLADGGDVDRGRAVLDAWPESARDSRYDRLRGRWDLDYDGRPAEALEAFRRALTTAPHDWRTHYRLTRALTALGRRDEAEAEAKTTARIREALDPMTFGPAIEDALSKIDRPGARAILADACARVGLNRLAAAWREPLQPTSEAPSPAGRGAWSEPAHNSLTPSIQGEGGREAAG; encoded by the coding sequence ATGAGTCGTCGCCGTCCTCCCCGACGAGCTTCCCGGCCGGCGACGGCTGGCCCCCGCGTTCCTGAACCGGCTCGACGCCCCCTCGTCCTGGGGAGGGGTCTGACGGCGGCCGCCGGGGCCGGGGTCGCGGCCGTGGTGCTGGGGCTGGTGGTCTTCGTTGCGACCCGGCCGGAAGCGCCGGCCTCGATCCGGCGGCGGGCGGAGGCGGCCTCCACGCGCAAGGACTGGGGTGAGGCCCTGACGCTCTGGCGACGAGTGAACGCCTCGACGGCGGCCACGGCCTCCACCTGGGCCGAGGAAGGCCGCGCCTGCCTGGCGCTGGGGAGAGCCGCCCAGGGGGAAGAAGCGCTCCGACGGGCGACCGAGCTGGACCCCAGGCCGGAGCGGCCGTGGGTGCTCCGGTTGGAGATGCTGCGGGTCGAGGACCGCTGGCCGGAGATCGAGGCCGTCGGCCGGCAGGCGCTGGAGGGCGTGGCGCCGGAGGGCCGCGCGGCCGTGCTCCGCGAGTTGACCCTCGCGGTGCTGTCCGACCTGCCCGACGACCTGGCGCGGGACACGCTGAAGAAGTGGAGCGCGGCCGACCCGGACGATTACGAGGCCGAGACGGCCCTGCTGCGGAGGATCGCCGCCGATCCTCGTTCCGACGACCTCGATCGTTCGACCCGGCTGGCCCGATTGGAGGCGATCGTCGCCGCGCACCCCGATCGCGCGGGCCCTCGCGAGGCCCTGGCGGGCCTGCTGGCCGACGGCGGCGACGTCGACCGCGGCCGCGCCGTGCTCGACGCATGGCCGGAGTCGGCCCGGGATTCGCGGTACGACCGGCTCCGCGGCCGCTGGGATCTGGATTACGACGGCCGTCCGGCCGAGGCCCTGGAAGCGTTCCGCCGCGCCCTGACGACGGCCCCCCACGACTGGCGGACGCACTACCGGCTGACGCGGGCGCTCACGGCGCTGGGCCGTCGCGACGAGGCCGAGGCCGAAGCGAAGACGACCGCGAGAATTCGAGAGGCGCTCGACCCGATGACGTTCGGCCCGGCGATCGAGGACGCCCTCTCGAAGATCGACCGCCCCGGCGCCCGAGCCATCCTCGCCGACGCCTGCGCTCGTGTCGGCCTCAACCGCCTGGCCGCCGCCTGGCGCGAGCCGCTCCAGCCGACTTCTGAAGCTCCCTCTCCCGCCGGGAGAGGGGCATGGAGCGAGCCGGCCCATAACAGCCTTACCCCGTCCATACAGGGGGAAGGTGGCCGCGAAGCGGCCGGATGA
- a CDS encoding GyrI-like domain-containing protein, translated as MGHAIRLERAAAVPLAVVRRRAGLRELPRIVPEACGIVWGVVKAQRIEGAGRHVAVYWDDQINLEVGVELNAPLVEGDFGEVVASATPAGLVVTTTHLGPYNRLGEAHDALRAWLQANGHRPAGPVWEIYGHWRDEWNRDPSGITTEVFHLVAED; from the coding sequence ATGGGACACGCCATCCGCCTGGAACGCGCCGCCGCCGTCCCGCTCGCCGTCGTCCGACGTCGGGCGGGTCTGCGGGAGCTTCCCCGGATCGTCCCGGAGGCCTGCGGGATCGTCTGGGGGGTCGTCAAGGCTCAGCGAATCGAAGGCGCGGGACGACACGTCGCCGTCTACTGGGATGATCAAATCAACCTGGAAGTGGGCGTTGAATTGAATGCGCCGCTCGTCGAAGGCGACTTCGGCGAGGTCGTCGCCTCGGCCACGCCCGCCGGCCTCGTCGTGACGACCACCCACCTCGGCCCCTACAATCGACTCGGTGAAGCCCACGACGCCCTCCGCGCCTGGCTCCAGGCCAACGGCCATCGCCCGGCAGGCCCGGTCTGGGAGATCTACGGCCACTGGCGCGACGAATGGAACCGCGACCCCTCCGGCATCACCACCGAGGTCTTCCACCTCGTCGCCGAGGATTGA
- a CDS encoding biotin--[acetyl-CoA-carboxylase] ligase — translation MTPWPFARDVLIYDELESTSTAAAALAVEPGRACPFVVWARSQTRGRGQRTNAWWSDEGSLTFTLVFDPADHGVRVDQQPRIALTTAVALVEAVADLGWRDPGLGVRWPNDVEANGRKIAGILPERIETSAGGRILIGVGVNVAARLDQAPPEIARMAGSLGDFQPVPLTTDDLPRLLAALLARFPIALNRLAADDPSLAEEWARLDLLRGLNLRASIGPRNLVGVGRGIDPEGALLVDDGREVHRLFAGRILRDA, via the coding sequence ATGACCCCCTGGCCGTTCGCCCGCGACGTCTTGATCTACGACGAACTCGAATCGACCAGCACCGCCGCGGCGGCGCTGGCGGTCGAGCCTGGTCGTGCGTGTCCGTTCGTCGTCTGGGCCCGGAGCCAGACGCGCGGGCGCGGGCAGCGGACGAACGCCTGGTGGTCGGACGAGGGCTCGCTGACGTTCACGCTCGTCTTCGACCCGGCGGATCACGGCGTCCGCGTGGATCAGCAGCCGAGGATCGCCCTGACGACGGCCGTGGCGCTGGTGGAGGCCGTCGCCGATCTCGGCTGGCGCGACCCGGGGCTCGGCGTGCGCTGGCCGAATGACGTGGAGGCGAACGGCCGGAAGATCGCCGGCATCCTCCCGGAGCGGATCGAGACCTCCGCCGGTGGTCGGATCCTGATCGGCGTGGGCGTGAACGTGGCCGCCCGGCTCGATCAGGCACCCCCCGAGATCGCCCGGATGGCAGGCTCGCTGGGTGACTTCCAGCCGGTTCCGCTGACGACCGACGACCTGCCGAGGCTGCTGGCCGCCCTCCTCGCCCGGTTCCCGATCGCCCTCAACCGCCTGGCCGCCGACGATCCATCGCTCGCCGAGGAATGGGCCCGACTCGACCTGCTCCGCGGCCTGAACCTTCGCGCGTCGATCGGCCCGCGGAACCTCGTCGGCGTCGGCCGGGGGATCGACCCCGAAGGAGCCCTGCTGGTCGACGACGGCCGCGAGGTCCACCGCCTCTTCGCCGGCCGGATCCTCCGCGACGCCTGA